A DNA window from Anastrepha obliqua isolate idAnaObli1 chromosome 5, idAnaObli1_1.0, whole genome shotgun sequence contains the following coding sequences:
- the LOC129249366 gene encoding uncharacterized protein LOC129249366: protein MCRYYNAPTSVLHLFIVTVILVLQCIHNGAALKCFVCDSSDNPSCADLKSNNSIVAEDCTLDKMRTTDTWLFDLNRFAYFNTGARDGPLWNCQKVVARDPHTSKMVTARFCQLDTADSDACQILGNKLGWPPELARNANADKDNENDNKVKRKAKKTPNGNNGNNQDVELHCSICSGDSCNGSQSVHPLSSWCVSVVPALIAAMIRLRHSAW, encoded by the exons ATGTGCCGGTACTACAACGCGCCCACAAGTGTGCTACATTTGTTTATCGTAACGGTCATCTTGGTGCTGCAGTGCATTCATAACG GTGCAGCATTAAAATGCTTTGTTTGTGATTCCAGTGACAATCCAAGCTGTGCGGATTTAAAATCTAACAACAGCATCGTTGCGGAG GACTGCACACTCGACAAGATGCGAACAACTGATACTTGGCTTTTCGATTTGAATAGGTTTGCGTATTTCAATACCGGCGCTAGGGATGGCCCACTGTGGAATTGCCAAAAAGTGGTGGCCAGAGATC CACACACCAGCAAAATGGTAACTGCTCGCTTCTGTCAATTGGACACCGCCGATTCGGACGCATGCCAAATACTGGGCAACAAATTGGGTTGGCCACCAGAGCTGGCACGCAACGCCAACGCTGATAAAGATAACGAAAATGACAATAAAGTGAAGCGTAAGGCAAAGAAGACCCCAAATGGTAATAATGGaaataatcaagatgtggaACTGCACTGCTCGATTTGCAGCGGAGATAGCTGTAATGGTAGTCAAAGCGTTCACCCCTTGAGTTCGTGGTGCGTCAGCGTTGTACCGGCGCTCATAGCAGCGATGATTAGATTACGCCATAGTGCGTGGTGA
- the LOC129248870 gene encoding uncharacterized protein LOC129248870, producing MLLQELPKKANCAKIFKMLAYKNCKSALIVFVLCGCLSFTLIEALQCYDCHNCEDAEDFTELQICVDFSATVKPTQRTTTTTTSFSNNSSTTNTTALNTTRVPGNGEDSEYSNEDYEGIDDGPSANTTLRPGNIKTSQRTTTKRASTTQLTTTKRLPTSADGSEELDGDDSDNDSDYEDDRLLRRSNRMFGRADEFVCYMVKFKVNDSIVTNRGCTTMVRANNLMTCNSLTSGEELHDCQLCSTNGCNKFAEDDGTLEALWNGGEKVSTNAWFIMPILAMLVLWH from the exons ATGTTGctacaagagctgccaaa GAAAGCAAATTgtgcgaaaatatttaaaatgcttgcatacaaaaattgcaaaagtgcATTGATTGTGTTTGTATTATGTGGCTGTCTAAGTTTTACGCTAATCGAAG CTCTGCAATGCTACGATTGCCACAATTGCGAAGACGCTGAGGATTTCACCGAGCTGCAAATCTGCGTTGACTTTTCAGCAACTGTCAAGCCCACGCagcgcacaacaacaacaacaacttcattTTCTAACAACTCATCTACTACAAACACCACTGCACTCAATACCACGCGTGTGCCAGGCAATGGCGAAGATTCTGAATATAGCAATGAGGACTATGAAGGAATCGACGATGGACCGTCAGCAAATACTACTTTGCGCCCCGGTAATATTAAAACATCccaaagaacaacaacaaaaagggcCAGTACTACACAACTAACCACTACAAAACGATTGCCAACCAGCGCGGATGGCAGCGAGGAGTTGGATGGCGATGATAGCGATAACGATAGTGACTATGAAGACGATAGGCTGTTGCGGCGAAGCAATCGCATGTTTGGCAGAGCCGATGAGTTTGTGTGCTATATGGTGAAATTTAAAG tCAACGACAGCATTGTCACGAATCGTGGCTGCACCACAATGGTGCGTGCTAATAATCTTATGACTTGTAATTCACTTACTTCTGGAGAAGAACTGCACGATTGCCAGCTTTGCAGTACGAATGGTTGCAATAAATTTGCCGAAGACGATGGCACTTTGGAAGCTCTGTGGAATGGTGGTGAAAAAGTTAGCACAAACGCTTGGTTCATAATGCCAATTTTGGCAATGCTGGTGTTGTGGCATTAA